In Scomber japonicus isolate fScoJap1 chromosome 19, fScoJap1.pri, whole genome shotgun sequence, a single genomic region encodes these proteins:
- the stard7 gene encoding stAR-related lipid transfer protein 7, mitochondrial isoform X2 — translation MFHSVPRRPICDIGVSTLKLQSSRAFRRTVEENRGKLEKVPWLGRNMGLLLSWLQRAGVDTSQAAGSGRNRKGLLSIFADHCSFVTGQRLRRACQIAELYSNLYSERTRWTLVGSIWRRFQSKHTSNGKLIAALACVFMWDNEKIQDEEIRRCGLELQAMETVKCQNTTPGTTVGQLECGWEVVMEKKDFKVWKRPIPDSHLYEYRVLGSYSDVTPRQFFNVQLDTEYRKKWDSLVIKLDVVDRDVNTGSEVVHWATHFPYPMYSRDYVYVRRYDVDLDNNLMVLVSRAVQHPRVPESQDFVRVHSYQSKMVIRPHKSFDENGFDYLLTYSDDPQTVFPRYCVSWMVSSGMPDFLDKLHTAALRAKPGAPRWRKQTHRWSGADLRLKWIFYRQGLCWCVFTCT, via the exons ATGTTTCACTCCGTGCCCCGTCGTCCCATCTGCGACATCGGTGTGAGTACATTGAAGCTTCAGAGCAGTCGAGCATTCAGGCGGACTGTGGAAGAGAATAGAGGGAAGCTTGAGAAGGTTCCATGGCTGGGCAGGAACATGGGCCTGCTGCTGTCTTGGCTCCAGAGGGCAGGTGTCGATACGAGCCAGGCCGCGGGATCTGGCCGAAATAGAAAGGGCTTGCTCTCCATATTTGCAGACCACTGCAGCTTTGTGACCGGACAGAGGCTCCGGCGTGCATGTCAGATCGCCGAGCTTTACTCAAACCTGTACTCCGAGCGGACCAGGTGGACCCTGGTTGGGAGCATATGGCGCAGGTTTCAGAGCAAGCACACCTCCAATGGGAAACTTATCGCAGCCCTGGCTTGCGTCTTCATGTGGGACAACGAGAAGATTCAAGATGAAGAAATCCGCAG GTGTGGACTTGAGCTGCAGGCAATGGAAactgtgaaatgtcaaaatactaCACCAGGAACAACGGTTGGACAACTGGAGTGCGGCTGGGAAGTTGTGATGGAGAAAAAGGACTTCAAAGTATGGAAGCGGCCTATCCCCGACAGTCACCTCTATGAATACAGAG TGCTGGGCTCCTACAGTGATGTCACACCAAGACAGTTCTTCAATGTGCAG TTGGACACAGAGTACAGGAAGAAGTGGGATTCTCTGGTTATAAAGCTTGACGTGGTGGACAGAGATGTCAACACAGGCTCTGAAGTTGTGCACTGGGCTACACACTTTCCA TATCCCATGTACTCGAGGGACTATGTTTATGTGCGGCGCTATGATGTTGACTTGGACAACAACCTGATGGTCTTGGTATCAAG AGCTGTGCAGCATCCCAGAGTTCCAGAGTCTCAGGATTTTGTGAGAGTCCATTCATACCAGTCAAAGATGGTCATTCGCCCTCACAAGTCCTTTGATGAG AATGGATTTGACTACCTGCTAACCTACAGCGATGACCCTCAGACGGTCTTTCCTCGTTACTGTGTGAGCTGGATGGTGTCAAGTG GTATGCCTGATTTTCTGGACAAGCTGCATACTGCTGCCTTGAG AGCCAAGCCAGGAGCGCCTCGCTGGAGAAAGCAAACACACAGGTGGTCCGGGGCAGATCTACGCTTGAAATGGATATTTTATAGACAGGGGTTATGTTGGTGTGTCTTCACTTGCACTTGA
- the stard7 gene encoding stAR-related lipid transfer protein 7, mitochondrial isoform X1 gives MFHSVPRRPICDIGVSTLKLQSSRAFRRTVEENRGKLEKVPWLGRNMGLLLSWLQRAGVDTSQAAGSGRNRKGLLSIFADHCSFVTGQRLRRACQIAELYSNLYSERTRWTLVGSIWRRFQSKHTSNGKLIAALACVFMWDNEKIQDEEIRRCGLELQAMETVKCQNTTPGTTVGQLECGWEVVMEKKDFKVWKRPIPDSHLYEYRVLGSYSDVTPRQFFNVQLDTEYRKKWDSLVIKLDVVDRDVNTGSEVVHWATHFPYPMYSRDYVYVRRYDVDLDNNLMVLVSRAVQHPRVPESQDFVRVHSYQSKMVIRPHKSFDENGFDYLLTYSDDPQTVFPRYCVSWMVSSGMPDFLDKLHTAALRAKNLEVGIHDYAGAIKSSDTNRQPSQERLAGESKHTGGPGQIYA, from the exons ATGTTTCACTCCGTGCCCCGTCGTCCCATCTGCGACATCGGTGTGAGTACATTGAAGCTTCAGAGCAGTCGAGCATTCAGGCGGACTGTGGAAGAGAATAGAGGGAAGCTTGAGAAGGTTCCATGGCTGGGCAGGAACATGGGCCTGCTGCTGTCTTGGCTCCAGAGGGCAGGTGTCGATACGAGCCAGGCCGCGGGATCTGGCCGAAATAGAAAGGGCTTGCTCTCCATATTTGCAGACCACTGCAGCTTTGTGACCGGACAGAGGCTCCGGCGTGCATGTCAGATCGCCGAGCTTTACTCAAACCTGTACTCCGAGCGGACCAGGTGGACCCTGGTTGGGAGCATATGGCGCAGGTTTCAGAGCAAGCACACCTCCAATGGGAAACTTATCGCAGCCCTGGCTTGCGTCTTCATGTGGGACAACGAGAAGATTCAAGATGAAGAAATCCGCAG GTGTGGACTTGAGCTGCAGGCAATGGAAactgtgaaatgtcaaaatactaCACCAGGAACAACGGTTGGACAACTGGAGTGCGGCTGGGAAGTTGTGATGGAGAAAAAGGACTTCAAAGTATGGAAGCGGCCTATCCCCGACAGTCACCTCTATGAATACAGAG TGCTGGGCTCCTACAGTGATGTCACACCAAGACAGTTCTTCAATGTGCAG TTGGACACAGAGTACAGGAAGAAGTGGGATTCTCTGGTTATAAAGCTTGACGTGGTGGACAGAGATGTCAACACAGGCTCTGAAGTTGTGCACTGGGCTACACACTTTCCA TATCCCATGTACTCGAGGGACTATGTTTATGTGCGGCGCTATGATGTTGACTTGGACAACAACCTGATGGTCTTGGTATCAAG AGCTGTGCAGCATCCCAGAGTTCCAGAGTCTCAGGATTTTGTGAGAGTCCATTCATACCAGTCAAAGATGGTCATTCGCCCTCACAAGTCCTTTGATGAG AATGGATTTGACTACCTGCTAACCTACAGCGATGACCCTCAGACGGTCTTTCCTCGTTACTGTGTGAGCTGGATGGTGTCAAGTG GTATGCCTGATTTTCTGGACAAGCTGCATACTGCTGCCTTGAGGGCCAAGAACTTGGAAGTGGGAATACACGACTATGCAGGTGCCATTAAATCCAGCGACACCAACCGCCAGCCAAGCCAGGAGCGCCTCGCTGGAGAAAGCAAACACACAGGTGGTCCGGGGCAGATCTACGCTTGA
- the drg1 gene encoding developmentally-regulated GTP-binding protein 1: MSILAKIAEIENEMARTQRNKATAHHLGLLKARLAKLRRELITPKGGSGGGTGEGFDVAKTGDARVGFVGFPSVGKSTLLSNLAGVYSEVAAYEFTTLTTVPGVIRYKGAKIQLLDLPGIIEGAKDGKGRGRQVIAVARTCNLILIVLDVLKPLLHKKLIEHELEGFGIRLNKQPPNIGFKRKDKGGINFTATCAQTELDGDTVKSILAEYKIHNADITLRSDSTADDLIDVVEGNRVYIPCIYVLNKIDQISIEELDVIYKVPHCVPISAHHRWNFDDLLEKMWDYLQLVRIYTKPKGQLPDYTSPVVLPTDRTSVEDFCLKIHKNLIKELKYALVWGSSVKHNPQKVGKDHVMEDEDVIQLVKK; encoded by the exons ATGAGTATACTCGCCAAAATAGCAGAGATTGAAAATGAG ATGGCCAGGACGCAGAGGAACAAGGCCACAGCTCACCACTTGGGTCTGCTCAAAGCACGTCTCGCCAAACTCAGGAGGGAACTCATCACACCAAAGGGAGGCAGTGGTGGCGGAACAGGAGAAG GTTTTGATGTAGCAAAAACTGGCGACGCTCGTGTTGGTTTCGTTGGTTTTCCTTCAGTGGGAAAGTCGACACTGCTAAGTAACCTTGCAGGTGTTTACTCTGAGGTTGCCGCCTACGAGTTCACCACTCTTACAACTGTACCTGGAGTCATTCGTTACAAAGGTGCAAAAATTCAG CTCCTGGATCTCCCAGGAATCATTGAGGGTGCCAAGGATGGCAAAGGCAGAGGCAGACAGGTTATCGCAG TGGCTCGAACCTGCAACTTAATCCTGATAGTGCTCGATGTGTTGAAGCCTCTTCTTCATAAGAAGCTAATAGAACACGAGCTGGAGGGCTTCGGCATCAGGCTTAACAAGCAACCACCCAACATTGGCTTCaagaggaaggacaaaggaggCATCAACTTCACAGCTACA tGTGCACAAACTGAACTGGATGGTGATACAGTGAAGTCTATCCTGGCAGAGTACAAGATCCACAACGCCGACATCACTCTGCGCAGCGACTCCACAGCTGATGACCTCATTGATGTGGTGGAGGGAAATCG GGTCTACATCCCATGCATTTACGTGCTCAACAAAATCGACCAGATCTCCATCGAAGAGCTTGATGTCATCTACAAGGTGCCCCACTGTGTACCCATCTCTGCCCACCACCGCTGGAACTTTGATGACCTTCTGGAGAAAATGTGGGACTACCTACAGCTTGTGCGCAT CTACACCAAACCCAAAGGCCAGCTTCCTGATTACACATCTCCTGTCGTACTCCCTACTGATCGAACTTCAGTCGAGGATTTCTGCTTAAAGATTCACAAAAACCTCATCAAAGAATTGAAGTA TGCGCTTGTGTGGGGATCATCTGTGAAACACAACCCTCAAAAGGTGGGCAAAGACCACGTGATGGAGGATGAAGATGTTATTCAGCTGGTGAAGAAGTGA